One part of the Streptomyces ferrugineus genome encodes these proteins:
- a CDS encoding endonuclease/exonuclease/phosphatase family protein: MVLGRITRLLVGAMTVACMVLVGPSAPSGALAGGSLPVEAVRDVVPNRVMTWNICNPCETSNVDRAAEIATYAPQVIGMQEACVRDVESIRDHLENLYGLVYHVEYGMVLRSWGRCGGVPWSPGEFGQAVLSAAPMTDPVDVEYPDGGSEDRGYMAVTTTVGGQSVRVFNTHLAHRRQETVRAGQTRVLAAEVAEHDRAIVLGDFNAVPDAPELAPMWALATATDPQCRPASTGICTPTTDWQSKFDYVFLRGFVPLRHHVHPTPNSDHHVVRTDVDPT, from the coding sequence ATGGTGCTCGGAAGGATCACGCGTCTGCTCGTGGGCGCCATGACCGTGGCCTGCATGGTGCTCGTCGGCCCCAGTGCGCCGAGCGGAGCCCTCGCCGGCGGGTCACTGCCCGTCGAGGCCGTCAGGGACGTCGTGCCGAACCGGGTCATGACGTGGAACATCTGCAACCCCTGCGAGACGAGCAACGTCGACCGGGCAGCGGAGATCGCCACATACGCGCCCCAGGTCATCGGCATGCAGGAAGCGTGCGTGCGGGACGTCGAGAGCATCCGGGACCATCTGGAGAACCTCTACGGGCTGGTCTACCACGTCGAGTACGGGATGGTGCTGCGCAGTTGGGGCCGCTGCGGGGGAGTGCCGTGGAGCCCCGGGGAGTTCGGTCAGGCGGTCCTCTCGGCGGCACCGATGACCGACCCCGTCGACGTGGAGTATCCCGACGGCGGATCCGAGGACCGTGGGTACATGGCCGTCACCACCACCGTGGGCGGCCAGTCCGTCCGGGTCTTCAACACCCACCTCGCCCACCGACGTCAGGAGACGGTCCGGGCAGGCCAGACGCGCGTACTCGCCGCGGAGGTCGCCGAGCACGACCGGGCGATCGTGCTCGGCGACTTCAACGCCGTGCCGGACGCCCCCGAACTCGCCCCGATGTGGGCCCTGGCCACGGCCACGGACCCCCAGTGCCGTCCCGCGTCCACCGGCATCTGCACGCCGACCACCGACTGGCAGAGCAAGTTCGACTACGTCTTCCTTCGAGGCTTCGTCCCGCTCCGTCACCATGTACATCCGACGCCGAACTCGGACCACCACGTCGTACGCACGGACGTGGACCCGACTTGA
- a CDS encoding EamA family transporter, with amino-acid sequence MHTRPSPALTPAAAPAPATRPDTPERTGGRLVGVATMIGSGLSNQTGAAIGSLAFPVLGPVGVVAVRQYVAALVLFSVGRPRLRSFTWGQWWPVILLAVVFGTMNLSLYSAIERVGLGLAVTLEFLGPLAIALASSRRRVDVCCAVIAGAGVVILMRPQPSTDYLGMALGLLAAACWASYILLNRTVGRRVPGAQGAAAAAGISAVMFLPIGVAVAVRHPPTAGAVACAVIAGLLSSAVPYLADLFTLRHVPPRAFGLFMSVNPVIAAVVGWVGLGQDLGGLEWASIGAIVAANSLSILTSRG; translated from the coding sequence ATGCACACCCGCCCCTCACCCGCGCTGACGCCCGCAGCCGCGCCCGCGCCTGCGACCCGGCCGGATACCCCCGAGCGGACCGGCGGACGCCTCGTCGGCGTGGCGACCATGATCGGCAGCGGCCTGTCCAACCAGACCGGTGCCGCGATCGGCTCCCTCGCCTTCCCCGTCCTCGGCCCCGTGGGCGTCGTCGCCGTGCGCCAGTACGTCGCCGCCCTGGTCCTGTTCTCGGTCGGCAGGCCGAGGCTGCGTTCGTTCACGTGGGGTCAGTGGTGGCCGGTGATCCTGCTGGCCGTGGTGTTCGGCACCATGAATCTCTCTTTGTACTCGGCGATCGAGCGGGTCGGCCTGGGTCTGGCGGTGACGCTGGAGTTCCTCGGCCCGCTCGCCATCGCGCTGGCGTCCTCGCGCCGCCGCGTGGACGTGTGCTGCGCGGTGATCGCCGGGGCCGGTGTCGTCATCCTGATGCGCCCGCAGCCCTCGACCGACTACCTCGGGATGGCGCTGGGGCTGCTGGCGGCCGCCTGCTGGGCGTCGTACATCCTGCTCAACCGCACCGTCGGCCGCCGCGTCCCCGGAGCGCAGGGCGCGGCGGCCGCGGCCGGTATCTCCGCGGTGATGTTCCTGCCGATCGGCGTCGCCGTCGCCGTCCGGCACCCGCCAACGGCCGGCGCCGTCGCCTGCGCGGTCATCGCCGGGCTGCTGTCCTCGGCCGTGCCCTATCTCGCGGACCTGTTCACCCTCCGCCACGTCCCGCCCCGGGCCTTCGGTCTGTTCATGAGCGTCAACCCGGTCATCGCGGCCGTGGTCGGCTGGGTGGGGCTGGGCCAGGACCTGGGCGGCCTGGAGTGGGCGAGCATCGGCGCGATCGTGGCGGCCAACTCGCTGAGCATTCTGACGTCGCGTGGCTGA
- the ppdK gene encoding pyruvate, phosphate dikinase yields MSAPTKYVYEFAEGSRDMAALLGGKGAGLAEMTRLGLPVPPGFTVTTEACKVYLATGEEPDELGVEAAHALAGLERTMGRTLGAPEDPLLVSVRSGARFSMPGMMETILDIGLNDRSVTGLAKASGQERFAWDSYRRLIQMFGRTVMGVDGELFEQAIAAHKKQRAVATDHELDTGELVKLTDEFKDIIRGETGEEFPQDPTEQLARAIRAVFDSWNGERAHVYRHREHIPEDLGTAVNIQAMVFGNLGPDSGTGVAFTRDPATGESGMYGDYLPDAQGEDVVAGVRDALPLSELKAIAPHTYIELGDHLRALEDHYRDLCDVEFTVERGKLWILQTRVGKRTAEAAFRIAHDLGADGTINADEALIRVDGAALTRLMFPRFDTTPADVPLAHGVPASPGAAVGVAVFDSAEAVRRAALGEHTVLVRRETTPDDLPGMIAAQAVLTSRGGKTSHAAVVARGMGKVCVCGAEALTVDPAGRRFTTESGVVVHEGDTLSVDGTAGTVHVGALPLTASDVGRALETGTSTGPVTDAVLGALTHADSVSRLEVRANADTPEDAARARALGAQGIGLCRTEHMFLGERRALVERMILARDDTARDQALAALLPLQREDFTGILEAMDGLPVTIRLLDPPLHEFLPDRTDLAVRLAAAAHPDPHDRELLHAVERMHEQNPMLGLRGVRLGLAVPGLMAMQVRAVAEAVIGRLGAGGRPRAEIMIPLVGTVEELRLARAEAERVLADVAAETGTTLDCPIGTMIELPRAALTAGRIAQDADFFSFGTNDLTQTTWGLSRDDAEASFFPLYLEKGVFEVSPFESIDQEGVGQLVELAIRAGRAINPRLETGVCGEHGGDPDSIHFFHHAGLDYVSCSPFRIPAARLEAGRAAVADRAGTSDTR; encoded by the coding sequence ATGAGCGCGCCCACCAAGTACGTGTACGAATTCGCCGAGGGCAGCCGGGACATGGCCGCCCTCCTCGGCGGCAAGGGAGCCGGCCTCGCCGAGATGACCCGGCTCGGCCTGCCCGTACCGCCGGGCTTCACCGTCACCACCGAGGCCTGCAAGGTCTACCTGGCCACGGGCGAGGAACCGGACGAACTCGGCGTCGAGGCGGCCCACGCGCTGGCCGGCCTGGAGCGGACCATGGGCCGCACCCTCGGCGCGCCCGAGGACCCCCTGCTGGTGTCCGTGCGCTCCGGCGCCCGCTTCTCCATGCCCGGCATGATGGAGACCATCCTCGACATCGGCCTCAACGACCGGTCCGTCACCGGGCTGGCCAAGGCCTCCGGGCAGGAGAGGTTCGCCTGGGACTCCTACCGCAGGCTCATCCAGATGTTCGGCCGGACCGTGATGGGCGTCGACGGCGAGCTGTTCGAACAGGCCATCGCCGCCCACAAGAAGCAGCGCGCGGTCGCCACCGACCACGAGCTCGACACCGGTGAACTCGTCAAGCTCACCGATGAGTTCAAGGACATCATCCGGGGGGAGACCGGCGAGGAATTCCCGCAGGACCCAACCGAGCAGCTCGCCCGCGCCATCCGCGCGGTCTTCGACTCCTGGAACGGCGAACGCGCCCACGTCTACCGCCACCGCGAACACATCCCCGAGGACCTCGGCACCGCCGTCAACATCCAGGCCATGGTCTTCGGCAACCTCGGCCCGGACTCCGGCACCGGAGTCGCCTTCACCCGCGACCCCGCCACCGGCGAGAGCGGCATGTACGGCGACTACCTGCCTGACGCCCAGGGCGAGGACGTCGTCGCGGGCGTCCGCGACGCGCTGCCGCTGAGCGAGCTCAAGGCCATCGCCCCGCACACCTACATCGAACTCGGCGACCACCTGCGCGCCCTGGAGGACCACTACCGCGACCTGTGCGACGTCGAGTTCACCGTCGAGCGCGGCAAGCTGTGGATCCTGCAGACCCGCGTCGGCAAGCGCACCGCCGAGGCCGCCTTCCGCATCGCCCACGACCTCGGCGCGGACGGCACGATCAATGCCGACGAGGCCCTGATCCGGGTCGACGGCGCCGCCCTGACCCGTCTGATGTTCCCCCGCTTCGACACCACCCCGGCCGATGTGCCCCTCGCCCACGGCGTGCCCGCCTCGCCCGGCGCCGCGGTCGGCGTCGCCGTCTTCGACTCCGCCGAGGCCGTACGGCGCGCCGCGCTCGGCGAGCACACGGTGCTGGTCCGCCGCGAGACCACCCCCGACGACCTGCCCGGCATGATCGCCGCGCAGGCGGTGCTGACCAGCCGGGGCGGCAAGACCAGCCACGCCGCCGTCGTCGCGCGCGGCATGGGCAAGGTGTGCGTGTGCGGCGCCGAGGCCCTCACGGTCGACCCGGCCGGCCGCCGGTTCACCACGGAATCGGGCGTCGTCGTCCACGAGGGCGACACCCTCTCCGTCGACGGCACCGCCGGCACGGTCCATGTCGGCGCACTCCCGCTCACCGCGTCCGACGTCGGCCGCGCCCTGGAGACCGGCACGAGCACCGGACCGGTCACCGACGCGGTCCTGGGCGCGCTCACGCACGCGGACTCCGTGAGCCGTCTCGAAGTACGGGCCAATGCGGACACCCCCGAGGACGCCGCACGCGCCCGCGCGCTCGGCGCCCAGGGCATCGGCCTGTGCCGCACCGAGCACATGTTCCTCGGCGAGCGCAGGGCGCTGGTCGAGCGGATGATCCTGGCCCGCGACGACACGGCACGCGATCAGGCCCTGGCCGCCCTGCTGCCCCTGCAACGCGAGGACTTCACCGGCATCCTCGAGGCCATGGACGGCCTGCCGGTGACGATCCGGCTGCTGGACCCGCCCCTGCACGAGTTCCTGCCCGACCGCACCGACCTGGCCGTCCGGCTCGCCGCCGCGGCCCACCCCGACCCGCACGACCGCGAACTCCTGCACGCCGTCGAGCGGATGCACGAGCAGAACCCGATGCTGGGCCTGCGCGGTGTGCGCCTGGGCCTGGCCGTGCCGGGCCTGATGGCCATGCAGGTGCGGGCCGTCGCCGAAGCCGTGATCGGCCGGCTGGGCGCGGGTGGCCGCCCGCGCGCCGAGATCATGATCCCGCTCGTCGGCACCGTCGAGGAGCTGCGCCTGGCCCGCGCCGAGGCGGAGCGCGTCCTCGCCGACGTCGCGGCCGAGACCGGCACGACCCTCGACTGCCCGATCGGCACGATGATCGAGCTGCCGCGCGCCGCCCTCACCGCCGGACGCATCGCACAGGACGCCGACTTCTTCTCCTTCGGCACCAACGACCTCACCCAGACCACCTGGGGCCTGTCCCGCGACGACGCCGAGGCCTCCTTCTTCCCGCTGTACCTGGAGAAGGGCGTCTTCGAGGTGTCGCCGTTCGAGTCGATCGACCAGGAAGGCGTCGGACAGCTCGTGGAACTGGCCATACGAGCCGGACGCGCCATCAACCCCCGCCTGGAGACCGGCGTGTGCGGCGAGCACGGCGGCGACCCCGACTCCATTCACTTCTTCCACCACGCGGGACTGGACTACGTCTCCTGCTCGCCCTTCCGCATTCCGGCCGCACGACTGGAGGCGGGCCGGGCGGCCGTCGCGGACCGGGCAGGTACCAGCGACACCAGGTGA